The DNA window TTTGCGAATCGCCGTTGTACGCGGCGAACTTCTGCACCGTTTCGATCGTCGACCGCCGCAGGTATTCCAGCAGGACGACCAGGTCGTCGCAGCGGTCAGTCATCAGGAACTTGGTGGGGATCGTCCGCTTGACCGGCTGGCCGTGCTCGTCGACCTCGACTTCTTCATCCGGGCCGGGCGGCGGGGCGGGGAGCGCCACCAGCATGGCGCCGTTGGCGTTGGTCGTCAGGGGCTTGTCACGCTTGTGGTCCCACAGCTCGATCGTTTTGCCGGAATTGTTGCGAATGAGCAGTTCGCCGGCACCGAGATCGACCGATTGCTCAAACTGATACGGGCCGAACCGGCTGCCCTGTCGCTCGATGTAGTAGGCATGAATGCCTTCGGCGCCGTTCTGGCGGATCAATCGTTCGATCAGCCGGGCCTTCTCGGCCATGTCCATGTACTCGCGCCAGCGGACGGCGACTTCCAGCGCCGACGCCTCGCTGCCGGCGCGGTTGAGCACCGGCTCAAAGTCGGCGAGCGTGGCCGCCGCCTCTTTCTTCGCCCCGGCCGCGTCGGATTCGCCGGAATTGATCTCTCGATCCAGCCGCTTGCCCAGCATCGAGTCCGTCGGAATCAGCGACGGCGGCATCTGCTTTTCAACCGCTTCGACGGCCGACCGGATCGCCGCGAACTTCTTCTCGGCGTCGTCGATCATCTTCGGCATCGAGAACTGCAACGGCTGCAGCTTGGCGGCGGGGGGGATTAGCTTGAGCGCGGCCATCGGCTCGTCCGGGTCGGCGGCAGGCACCAGGCCGGCCAGCTTGTCGATCTCACCGGTCAGCGGCGCTTTGGCTGCCGCTAGCGACTTGACCGCCTGCCGCAGCGCCGCGATCCGCCGGCGTCGTTCGCGGACGTAGTCGTACAGCGGCGACATCGACACCAGTTCCCGCGCCGCCTCGTCCAGGTCGCTCGCGACCGACTGCAAGTGCTCCGGAACGTCGTTCTCCATGAACAGGTTAAGCGCCAGACGGGTCTTATTGGCGTAATTCCGGAGTGTCAGCGGGTCGGGCGCCGAGTTGCCGAACAGGGATGACTGCGTCGCCAGGATCGACTGCTTCATCGATTCCAGCGATTGCGGCCCGTACTTGCAGATGCGCTCCAGCGGCTCGCCGCCGGCCTGCGGCGACAGGTTCGCCTGTCCGTCGATCGGCAGGATGCTGTGGTTGGCGGTCAGCCATTCCATTGCCGCGGGGTTCACGGCGTAGTCGGGGTCGTAGCTTCGGTACGCCAGTACGTCGCCGACTTTGCGGATCAGCCCCAGCAGCGTTTCATTCGGGTGCCAGAGGCCCTCGAGGTAGAGCCCTTCGTACGACACGTTGGGATGGAAGATCGCGGTCATCGGCTTGACGACCGGCGCCTGGTTCGGAAAGCCCGGCGGCAGCGCGATCTGCACCGAAGCATTGGCGACGTACTCGAGCTGGCTCGTCCGCGGGTTGACGATGACCGTCGTCAAACGGAAGTCCACCTGGTACGACGACGGCGGGTCACCTTCGAGGGGCGACAGCGTGACATGCGGGTGGTACGCGAACGCCCGCTGCAATCGCCGCCACTCGTTTTCCATCCGCGCCAGCTGGTCGGACGACCAGGTGACTTCGGCGTAGGGATCGCCTCCGACTTGGGGGGGAGTTTGACCGTAGGCGTCGTCCTGGGGGTTGTTCCACATTCTGATGCTGCTGCCAGGGGAGGAAGGTTCGATGTCTCGTGCCCGGCGCTGCTTACGCCCGGCTTCTTGGACCGCATCGAGAGTATACCATCGATCGGCGAGGGGCGAAGACAGAGGTTTGCGGATTGAGAATGGAGGATTGAGGATTGAAAACGCCGCTTTGGTGTGCGGCGACCCTCGATCCTCGATCCTCGATCCTCAATCGTCCAGTTCCCCGCCACGCACTTCCTCATCGCCCGATCAGCGCCTTCACTTCCGGCGATCCGAGGTTTTCCTTGGTGATCACGATCACGCCGGTATCGACATTCGGTTCCACCGGCTTGCCGTCGAGCTTGTTGACGATCACCTTGACCGACTCATACCCCATCTTCTCAGGGTTCTGGGCCACCAGACCCTGGATTTTGCCCTCCTCCATCGCCTTGAGCAGCGGCACCGACTTGTCGAACCCGACAAACTTCACCTTCTGGCTTTCGCCGGCGAGGCCGGCGCGTTCCAGTGCGTTCAGCATGCCCTGCGTGCTGGATTCGTTCGGGCAGAAGATGCCATCGGCATCACGAAGCACGTCGAGCATCGACTCGGCCTTCTTCTGGGCGCTGTCGGCGGTCGCGCCGGCGTATTGGTTGGACGAGATCAGCGTGATGCCGG is part of the Humisphaera borealis genome and encodes:
- a CDS encoding ubiquitin-conjugating enzyme family protein, with protein sequence MWNNPQDDAYGQTPPQVGGDPYAEVTWSSDQLARMENEWRRLQRAFAYHPHVTLSPLEGDPPSSYQVDFRLTTVIVNPRTSQLEYVANASVQIALPPGFPNQAPVVKPMTAIFHPNVSYEGLYLEGLWHPNETLLGLIRKVGDVLAYRSYDPDYAVNPAAMEWLTANHSILPIDGQANLSPQAGGEPLERICKYGPQSLESMKQSILATQSSLFGNSAPDPLTLRNYANKTRLALNLFMENDVPEHLQSVASDLDEAARELVSMSPLYDYVRERRRRIAALRQAVKSLAAAKAPLTGEIDKLAGLVPAADPDEPMAALKLIPPAAKLQPLQFSMPKMIDDAEKKFAAIRSAVEAVEKQMPPSLIPTDSMLGKRLDREINSGESDAAGAKKEAAATLADFEPVLNRAGSEASALEVAVRWREYMDMAEKARLIERLIRQNGAEGIHAYYIERQGSRFGPYQFEQSVDLGAGELLIRNNSGKTIELWDHKRDKPLTTNANGAMLVALPAPPPGPDEEVEVDEHGQPVKRTIPTKFLMTDRCDDLVVLLEYLRRSTIETVQKFAAYNGDSQSWAGKVCRVLSRPEVKKSMEEELAGAARRWRHIIVDLAALSTWKERLATYFLLHRCSATIPQLVATINDCKQKHAASKKKVADIMSKSGRDTETGNMVVPPKYSRSYQEEMKLQETCATTARVSTVRLKSLAAQLSYRLQDPKRLGKGKAPTLRALPPLPETLAHLPLADGHLGNMIAPLEELIQAPLGGPPPEAPEQQEAAYEQPAEGYAEEGYAAPGEYADQAVEGYEQPEAAEQGQYDPEPQYAVESPHAPEAQYADGQPYPEVSEVEPSGLAPAEVAGHPAAEAANPESPYEALPGEVGQESVVHDQWVIQEDDDTATYAEDAYEQSDIAFGFEPDPGPPGGKTAK